A single region of the Marinobacter nanhaiticus D15-8W genome encodes:
- the murC gene encoding UDP-N-acetylmuramate--L-alanine ligase: MGETTNPPLVFQVPEMRRIRRIHFVGIGGAGMCGIAEVLHNQGYEVSGSDIKQGAVTDRLEGLGVQIFIGHREENSADADVVVVSTAVKSENPEVAAARERRVPIVPRAEMLAEIMRYRHGIAVAGTHGKTTTTSLIASVLGEAGLDPTFVIGGRLNSAGTNAQLGGSRYLVAEADESDASFLHLTPVISVVTNIEADHMHTYGGDLERLKQTFVDFLHNLPFYGVAVMCSDDDYVREITPRISRAIITYGIDDPEADYRAVDIQSDGLRTHFTVKRPGDRADLKVSLRMPGRHNVLNALAAIAVATDEGVDDDAITRGLAGFAGVGRRFQVYGDYPIDKGTVTLVDDYGHHPTEVGAVIRAAREAWPERRLVMLYQPHRYSRTRDLYEDFVKVLSDVDALLLMDVYAAGEPAIPGADGRALCRSIRQRGDVEPIFVEDESEVEHLLTTTLRDGDVLFTQGAGDIGGLAARLAASGLKSGGAS; encoded by the coding sequence ATGGGTGAAACAACGAATCCGCCGTTGGTATTTCAGGTGCCTGAGATGCGCCGGATCCGCCGGATCCATTTTGTCGGCATCGGTGGCGCCGGCATGTGCGGTATTGCCGAAGTGCTGCATAACCAGGGTTACGAGGTCTCCGGGTCCGACATCAAACAGGGTGCTGTGACTGATCGCCTCGAAGGTCTTGGCGTGCAGATCTTTATCGGGCATCGCGAAGAGAACAGTGCCGATGCGGATGTTGTGGTCGTTTCCACTGCGGTGAAATCGGAGAATCCGGAAGTGGCCGCGGCCCGTGAGCGCCGGGTACCGATCGTGCCGCGTGCGGAAATGCTGGCGGAGATCATGCGCTACCGCCACGGTATAGCCGTCGCCGGCACTCATGGCAAGACCACCACGACCAGCCTGATCGCGTCCGTGTTGGGCGAGGCAGGTCTGGATCCCACGTTCGTTATCGGTGGCCGGCTTAACAGCGCCGGAACCAATGCCCAGTTGGGCGGCTCGCGCTACCTGGTGGCCGAGGCGGATGAGAGCGATGCCTCCTTCCTGCACCTGACACCGGTGATCTCGGTGGTGACCAACATCGAAGCGGATCACATGCACACCTATGGTGGCGATTTGGAGCGGTTGAAGCAGACCTTCGTCGACTTCCTGCACAACCTGCCGTTTTACGGCGTCGCCGTGATGTGCAGCGACGACGACTATGTGCGTGAGATAACACCACGGATTTCCCGGGCGATCATCACCTATGGCATCGACGATCCCGAAGCGGACTATCGTGCGGTGGATATCCAATCTGATGGGCTGCGAACCCACTTCACCGTCAAACGGCCGGGTGATCGCGCCGACCTCAAGGTCTCCCTGCGCATGCCGGGCCGCCATAATGTGCTCAACGCGCTGGCGGCAATCGCCGTTGCCACCGATGAAGGCGTGGACGATGACGCCATTACACGTGGGCTGGCCGGCTTTGCCGGTGTGGGGCGTCGCTTCCAGGTCTACGGCGATTATCCGATTGATAAGGGCACTGTGACCCTGGTCGACGATTACGGTCATCACCCGACGGAAGTGGGCGCGGTGATCCGCGCAGCCCGGGAAGCCTGGCCTGAGCGTCGGCTGGTGATGCTCTACCAGCCGCATCGCTACAGCCGTACGCGGGACCTCTACGAGGATTTCGTCAAGGTCCTGTCCGATGTGGATGCGCTGCTGCTCATGGATGTCTACGCGGCGGGCGAGCCGGCGATTCCCGGCGCTGATGGTCGCGCCTTGTGTCGCAGTATCCGTCAGCGCGGGGATGTCGAACCGATCTTTGTCGAGGACGAGAGCGAAGTCGAACACCTGCTGACGACCACGCTGCGCGATGGCGACGTGCTGTTTACCCAGGGTGCGGGTGACATCGGTGGTCTGGCGGCACGGCTCGCAGCCTCGGGTCTCAAATCCGGAGGTGCGTCATGA
- the murG gene encoding undecaprenyldiphospho-muramoylpentapeptide beta-N-acetylglucosaminyltransferase, which translates to MTTKRFLIMAGGTGGHVFPALATARRLQECGHEVFWLGSRGGMEERLIGETDIPLSTISVSGLRGKGQLALLMAPFRLARALKQALEVVREIRPHCVIGMGGFVTGPGGVAAWMTRTPLLVHEQNAIAGMTNRILAKFAKTVMEAFPGSFGSRVVTRYTGNPVRSDLADIDEPQQRMVGREGPVRLLVLGGSLGAQAINTVLPKALALLPEEQRPTVRHQCGTRNLENTEDYYREAGVQAELEPFIKDMAAAYSWADVVLCRAGALTIAELCAVGLGAILVPFPHAVDDHQTLNGQQMVKAGAAILIPQNKLTEEVLAEALSTLTSDRDKVVALADAARSLARTDATERVVNYCLEAAHG; encoded by the coding sequence ATGACGACTAAGCGCTTCCTTATTATGGCTGGCGGCACCGGTGGTCACGTCTTTCCGGCCCTGGCGACAGCCCGTAGGTTGCAGGAGTGCGGCCACGAGGTCTTCTGGCTGGGGTCCCGCGGTGGCATGGAAGAACGGCTGATCGGCGAAACAGATATCCCGCTGTCGACGATCTCCGTGTCCGGCCTGCGGGGCAAGGGACAGTTGGCATTGCTCATGGCGCCGTTCCGCTTGGCACGGGCGCTCAAGCAAGCGCTGGAAGTCGTCCGCGAGATCCGGCCGCACTGTGTCATTGGAATGGGCGGGTTTGTGACTGGCCCTGGTGGAGTTGCCGCCTGGATGACGCGGACACCCCTGCTGGTGCACGAACAAAATGCCATTGCCGGGATGACCAACCGGATCCTGGCGAAGTTTGCCAAAACGGTTATGGAAGCGTTTCCGGGCAGTTTCGGAAGCCGGGTGGTGACCCGCTATACCGGTAATCCGGTGCGCAGTGACCTGGCGGACATCGACGAACCGCAACAGCGTATGGTCGGTCGCGAGGGTCCTGTGCGCCTGCTGGTGCTCGGTGGAAGCCTTGGTGCCCAGGCGATCAATACCGTGCTGCCAAAGGCGCTGGCCTTGCTGCCGGAAGAACAGCGGCCCACCGTACGCCACCAGTGCGGAACACGGAATCTGGAAAACACCGAAGACTATTACCGGGAAGCCGGTGTGCAGGCGGAGCTGGAACCGTTCATCAAGGATATGGCCGCGGCCTATAGTTGGGCCGACGTGGTGCTCTGCCGGGCCGGCGCATTGACGATTGCGGAACTCTGTGCGGTGGGGCTGGGCGCGATCCTGGTACCGTTCCCGCATGCGGTGGATGATCACCAAACATTGAATGGACAGCAGATGGTCAAGGCCGGCGCTGCCATTCTCATCCCTCAGAACAAACTGACTGAAGAGGTGCTGGCCGAGGCGCTGAGCACATTGACCAGTGATCGCGACAAGGTTGTGGCGCTGGCCGATGCGGCTCGTTCGCTGGCCCGTACCGATGCTACGGAGCGAGTTGTGAATTATTGTCTGGAGGCGGCGCATGGGTGA
- the ftsW gene encoding putative lipid II flippase FtsW, with protein MSFSLHLTSAPEQRGIPPLSLLIFSSVTLLLVGVVMIGSASMDTAALNMNSAYYYMARQLVYALLGIGVALMVANVPLSWWERSGWLLLGVGLLILALVLTPLGRTVNGSTRWIPLGLFNVQVSEVAKICLIAYLAGYVVRRRDELVNTWLGFLKPVIVLAFASVLLVIEPDFGATVVLMASALGMIFLSGVRLSRFLPLIAVCVAMGAALVVFQPYRLKRVVSYLDPWQDQFDTGYQLTQSLIAFGRGEWTGVGLGNSIQKLFYLPEAHTDFIFAIIAEEFGLIGSLAVLVLFGLLVWVGLVISRRAEEAKMPFASCFGYGLTLLIGLQAVINMAVNTGLLPTKGLTLPLVSYGGSSLLATCVCIGVLARIEMERLDRLEQADRDKGNGRKPKGGARYDD; from the coding sequence ATGAGCTTCTCCCTGCATTTGACGTCTGCGCCTGAACAGCGTGGTATCCCGCCACTGTCATTGTTGATCTTCAGCTCGGTCACGCTGCTGCTGGTCGGTGTCGTCATGATTGGGTCCGCGTCTATGGATACCGCGGCACTGAACATGAATAGCGCCTACTACTATATGGCCCGACAACTTGTTTACGCCTTGCTGGGTATTGGCGTTGCACTGATGGTGGCCAACGTACCCCTGAGCTGGTGGGAGCGCAGTGGCTGGTTGTTGCTGGGGGTGGGGCTCCTGATTCTGGCGTTGGTGCTGACGCCGCTGGGCCGTACTGTCAACGGCTCCACTCGTTGGATCCCCCTGGGGCTGTTTAACGTCCAGGTTTCCGAGGTGGCCAAGATCTGCCTGATTGCTTACCTCGCTGGCTATGTGGTACGTCGTCGGGACGAGTTGGTGAACACATGGCTGGGCTTCCTGAAGCCGGTCATCGTGTTGGCCTTTGCCTCGGTGCTGTTGGTTATCGAGCCCGACTTCGGCGCAACGGTTGTCCTTATGGCTTCGGCCCTGGGCATGATTTTCCTGAGTGGTGTGCGGCTGAGCCGTTTCCTGCCTCTGATCGCGGTCTGCGTGGCAATGGGGGCGGCGCTTGTGGTGTTCCAGCCTTACCGGCTAAAGCGGGTGGTGTCCTACCTCGATCCGTGGCAGGACCAGTTCGATACCGGCTACCAGCTCACACAGTCTTTGATCGCGTTTGGTCGCGGCGAATGGACGGGTGTGGGACTCGGTAATTCGATCCAGAAGCTGTTCTACCTGCCGGAAGCCCATACCGACTTCATCTTCGCCATTATCGCTGAGGAGTTCGGTTTGATCGGATCGCTGGCGGTACTGGTCCTGTTTGGTCTGCTGGTTTGGGTGGGGCTGGTCATCTCCCGGCGCGCCGAAGAGGCGAAGATGCCGTTTGCCTCCTGCTTCGGCTATGGCCTGACCCTGCTTATTGGTTTGCAGGCGGTCATCAATATGGCGGTTAACACCGGCCTCCTGCCGACTAAGGGGCTGACCCTGCCGTTGGTAAGTTATGGCGGCAGCAGCCTGCTGGCCACCTGTGTCTGCATCGGCGTTTTGGCTCGTATCGAAATGGAGCGCCTTGATCGGCTCGAACAGGCCGACCGTGACAAAGGCAACGGGCGCAAACCGAAAGGAGGCGCGCGGTATGACGACTAA
- the murD gene encoding UDP-N-acetylmuramoyl-L-alanine--D-glutamate ligase — protein MSVITSDRRTLVVGLGKTGLSCVRYLQKQGRSVAVADSRANPPGLDELRAQFPDVAVQCGEFNADYFAGFNELVVSPGISIETPAIAHAREQGAWIRGDIDLFSQAANAPIVAITGSNGKTTVTTLVGEMAKAADVRVAVGGNIGTPALDLLDESIELYVLELSSFQLETTEALGAEAATILNVTDDHMDRYPTKMSYFQAKQRIYNGCRKAVINLDDALSQPMARDNLSFRCYGQHRINPGTFSLREDGGQLWITYGFDNLIRTDELKLIGLHNLLNIMAALALGDCVGLPMNTMLDVARRFEGLPHRCQFVRTVNGVEYIDDSKGTNVGATVAALDSLKPTVGQLVLIAGGDGKGADFAPLRDVVRRTCRHVVVFGKDAARLEETLTDQVVVSRVKDLPAAVETAAREAHAGDRVLLSPACASLDMFTNYEARGAAFVEQVEALS, from the coding sequence ATGAGCGTCATTACGTCAGATCGTCGCACACTGGTAGTCGGGCTCGGTAAGACCGGGCTCTCCTGCGTGCGCTACCTGCAAAAGCAGGGGCGGTCTGTTGCCGTGGCCGATTCACGCGCAAACCCGCCCGGGCTGGACGAATTGCGCGCGCAGTTTCCTGATGTGGCGGTACAGTGCGGCGAATTTAATGCGGATTATTTTGCCGGCTTCAACGAGTTGGTCGTCAGCCCCGGCATCAGCATCGAAACGCCGGCGATTGCCCATGCAAGGGAGCAGGGTGCCTGGATACGCGGCGATATCGACCTGTTCAGCCAGGCCGCCAACGCACCGATCGTGGCCATCACCGGTTCCAACGGCAAGACCACCGTTACGACGCTGGTTGGCGAAATGGCCAAAGCCGCCGACGTTCGGGTTGCGGTGGGTGGCAATATCGGCACACCTGCGCTGGACCTGCTTGATGAGAGCATCGAACTCTATGTGCTGGAGCTCTCCAGCTTTCAGCTGGAAACGACCGAAGCGCTGGGTGCGGAGGCGGCAACCATCCTCAATGTCACTGATGATCATATGGATCGCTATCCCACGAAGATGTCGTACTTCCAGGCCAAGCAGCGCATCTATAACGGCTGCAGGAAAGCGGTGATCAATCTCGACGACGCCCTGAGCCAGCCCATGGCCCGGGACAACCTGAGCTTCCGCTGTTATGGCCAGCACCGGATAAATCCCGGTACGTTCAGCCTTCGTGAGGATGGGGGGCAGCTGTGGATCACCTATGGTTTCGACAACCTGATTCGCACAGATGAGCTCAAGCTGATCGGTCTCCACAACCTGCTCAATATCATGGCTGCACTGGCCCTGGGAGACTGTGTGGGTCTGCCCATGAACACCATGCTCGATGTCGCCCGTCGCTTCGAGGGCTTGCCGCACCGGTGTCAGTTCGTACGTACCGTGAATGGCGTTGAATACATCGACGATTCCAAGGGCACGAACGTGGGTGCCACGGTCGCAGCCCTGGATAGTCTCAAACCGACCGTCGGTCAACTCGTGTTGATCGCGGGTGGCGACGGTAAAGGCGCGGACTTTGCACCGTTGCGGGATGTCGTGCGCCGTACCTGTCGCCATGTGGTGGTGTTTGGTAAGGACGCCGCCCGCCTGGAAGAGACCCTGACAGACCAGGTCGTGGTATCGCGTGTAAAGGATCTGCCGGCGGCAGTTGAAACTGCGGCTCGCGAGGCTCATGCCGGTGACCGGGTTCTGCTGTCGCCAGCTTGTGCCAGCCTGGACATGTTTACCAACTACGAAGCCCGCGGCGCGGCTTTCGTCGAGCAGGTGGAGGCGTTGTCATGA
- the mraY gene encoding phospho-N-acetylmuramoyl-pentapeptide-transferase, whose product MLLWLADLLSQYFDELTVFRYLTLRGILGVLTALVISLIIGPYMIRKLGQYQIGQAVRDDGPQTHLSKAGTPTMGGSLILVAIAVSTLLWADLTNRYVWITLLVTLFFGAIGWVDDYRKVVERNPRGLPARWKYFWQSVIGAGAAVALFYSSSLPQETSLFLPFFKNVSLEMGPIIFILLSYFVIVGSSNAVNLTDGLDGLAIMPTVMVAAALAIFCYLSGHAQFAEYLLIPHLPGSGELIVFCGALVGAGLGFLWFNTYPAQVFMGDVGALALGAALGVVAVIVRQEIVLFIMGGVFVMETISVILQVASFRLTGRRIFRMAPLHHHFELKGWPEPRVIVRFWVVTVVLVLVGLASLKIR is encoded by the coding sequence ATGTTGCTCTGGCTTGCAGACCTCCTGTCACAGTATTTCGATGAGTTGACGGTATTTCGCTACCTCACCCTGCGCGGCATTCTCGGCGTGCTCACCGCGCTGGTTATCTCGTTGATTATCGGTCCCTATATGATCCGTAAGCTGGGGCAGTACCAGATTGGCCAGGCCGTGCGCGACGATGGGCCGCAGACTCACCTGAGCAAGGCGGGCACGCCGACCATGGGTGGCTCGCTGATCCTGGTGGCAATCGCCGTCAGCACGTTGCTCTGGGCGGATCTAACTAACCGCTACGTTTGGATCACCCTGCTGGTCACCCTGTTCTTCGGCGCCATCGGCTGGGTCGACGACTACCGCAAGGTGGTTGAACGTAATCCCCGAGGGCTGCCTGCGCGCTGGAAGTACTTTTGGCAGTCGGTGATCGGTGCCGGCGCGGCTGTCGCACTGTTCTATTCCTCCAGCCTGCCGCAGGAGACATCCCTATTCCTGCCGTTCTTCAAGAACGTCAGTCTGGAGATGGGGCCAATCATTTTTATCCTGCTGTCCTACTTCGTCATTGTGGGTAGTAGCAATGCGGTGAACCTGACCGATGGGCTGGACGGCCTGGCGATCATGCCCACCGTGATGGTGGCTGCCGCGCTGGCGATCTTCTGTTATCTCTCGGGCCACGCCCAGTTCGCTGAGTATCTGTTGATCCCGCACCTGCCGGGCAGCGGCGAGCTGATAGTGTTCTGCGGCGCGTTGGTTGGCGCAGGCCTGGGTTTTCTCTGGTTCAACACCTATCCCGCCCAGGTCTTTATGGGCGATGTGGGCGCGCTAGCGCTGGGCGCGGCGTTGGGGGTGGTTGCCGTTATCGTCAGGCAGGAGATCGTGCTGTTTATCATGGGCGGTGTATTCGTGATGGAAACCATATCGGTGATCCTGCAGGTGGCCTCGTTCCGCCTGACCGGACGCCGGATTTTCCGCATGGCACCCCTGCATCATCATTTTGAATTGAAAGGCTGGCCCGAGCCGCGCGTGATCGTGCGGTTCTGGGTCGTAACCGTGGTGCTGGTCCTCGTTGGGCTGGCGTCGCTGAAGATCCGTTGA
- a CDS encoding UDP-N-acetylmuramoyl-tripeptide--D-alanyl-D-alanine ligase — translation MMQPFTLRDAAEMTGAAPMASALTYTGVSTDTRTIQPGDLFVALRGEQFDGNAYVQQAIDAGAVAAVVDEIQDGVAAPQLKVEDTLKALGCLALGNRLASPARCVGVTGSSGKTTVKEMLAAILRQEGDTLATRGNLNNHIGVPLTLFCLEPAHRYAIIEMGASGVGEIAYTVNLARPEVAVLTNAGEAHLEGFGSYENIVEAKGEIIDGVASDGVVVLNGDDPACPVWRARAGQRRVLTVSADAAGDADYHYRNVRSENGQTVFDAVGPTGWSQQIRLNLPGKHNLLNALMAIAATRALGARDESIVEGLDELKPVKGRLEKIALQSGVNIVDDSYNANPTSMKAALQHLAEQGGTGAAVLGRMAELGPDAERLHEEIGHLAARLGIAHLLVVGPGTEGYVRGFGAGAQQFASHEAAADWLLAHSTPPMTIMVKGSRSSAMDLVVRALIDKVNN, via the coding sequence ATGATGCAGCCATTTACCCTGCGCGACGCCGCGGAAATGACCGGTGCCGCGCCCATGGCGTCGGCCTTGACCTACACCGGTGTCTCTACCGATACGCGCACGATCCAGCCCGGCGATCTCTTTGTCGCGTTACGGGGCGAACAGTTCGATGGCAATGCGTATGTGCAACAGGCCATCGACGCCGGAGCCGTCGCCGCGGTGGTGGATGAGATCCAGGATGGTGTCGCAGCGCCACAGCTCAAGGTGGAAGATACCCTGAAAGCATTGGGCTGCCTGGCGCTCGGCAATCGGTTGGCGAGTCCGGCCCGTTGTGTAGGCGTGACGGGTAGCAGTGGAAAGACCACCGTCAAAGAGATGTTGGCTGCCATCCTGCGACAGGAAGGGGACACACTGGCGACCCGGGGCAACCTCAACAACCATATTGGCGTGCCACTGACCCTGTTCTGCCTGGAGCCCGCGCACCGCTACGCGATAATTGAAATGGGGGCCAGCGGGGTGGGCGAGATTGCCTATACCGTCAACCTGGCACGACCTGAGGTTGCCGTCCTCACCAATGCCGGAGAAGCGCATCTCGAAGGGTTCGGCAGTTACGAAAATATTGTCGAGGCCAAAGGGGAAATCATTGATGGCGTCGCGAGCGACGGGGTGGTGGTCCTCAACGGCGATGATCCAGCCTGTCCGGTCTGGCGGGCCCGGGCTGGGCAGCGTCGCGTTCTGACCGTTAGTGCCGACGCCGCGGGTGATGCTGATTATCACTATCGTAATGTTCGCTCAGAAAATGGCCAGACGGTATTCGATGCTGTCGGGCCAACCGGCTGGAGCCAACAGATTCGCCTGAACCTGCCTGGCAAGCACAACCTGCTTAACGCCCTGATGGCCATTGCCGCAACCCGTGCCCTGGGTGCGCGCGACGAATCGATCGTCGAGGGGCTGGATGAATTAAAACCCGTTAAAGGTCGGCTGGAGAAGATTGCGTTACAGTCCGGCGTCAATATCGTCGACGATAGCTACAACGCCAATCCGACATCCATGAAGGCCGCCTTGCAACACTTGGCGGAGCAGGGTGGAACCGGCGCTGCCGTACTGGGGCGCATGGCCGAGCTTGGGCCGGATGCCGAGCGCCTGCATGAAGAGATTGGCCATCTGGCCGCCCGCTTGGGCATCGCCCACCTGCTGGTCGTGGGTCCTGGTACGGAAGGCTACGTCCGGGGCTTCGGGGCCGGCGCGCAACAATTCGCATCTCATGAAGCAGCCGCGGACTGGCTGTTGGCGCACAGCACGCCGCCGATGACGATTATGGTCAAGGGTTCCCGTAGTTCTGCCATGGATCTCGTGGTCAGAGCATTGATTGATAAGGTGAATAACTGA
- a CDS encoding UDP-N-acetylmuramoyl-L-alanyl-D-glutamate--2,6-diaminopimelate ligase yields the protein MCMSSLSVLLNNIVDVPSVFDVALHGLTTDSREVKPGDVFVAVSGARTSADHYIEDAIAAGAVVILLETVEAQGCYEQHGALIVSVPELKRKLGVIADRFYRSPSSEMDVIGVTGTNGKTSVTHYLSQLLSFAGHTCGVIGTLGYGVGGQMTASTHTTPDVVRINRALRRIRVSGGKAVAMEVSSHALDQGRVDDISIRGAIFTNLTRDHLDYHGTMDAYGEAKKLLFRRDGLEFAVINFDDPFGRQLYDQLEGECDRIRYSLHEPQTELWLKSLRTHADGFDAQFDGKWGLIDVSAPLMGSFNISNLLAAMAAALQLGVSIDDVQAGARRLIPPPGRLERFAGASGVSVVVDYAHTPDALSNALEALKPHVEGRLWCVFGCGGDRDSGKRPEMATIAEKLADRVVVTDDNPRSEEPGAIVDQIMTGFSRPEVAQVVHDREAAIRQAVFEAAPGDVVLVAGKGHETYQEIRGERFDFSDAGVVRQALVDREGER from the coding sequence ATGTGTATGTCATCCCTGAGCGTATTGCTGAACAATATCGTCGATGTGCCTTCCGTATTCGACGTTGCTCTCCATGGTTTGACCACCGATAGCCGTGAGGTCAAGCCGGGCGATGTTTTCGTGGCTGTCAGCGGGGCACGTACATCTGCAGACCACTACATCGAAGACGCTATTGCCGCGGGAGCGGTGGTCATCCTGCTGGAAACCGTTGAGGCCCAGGGATGCTACGAGCAGCATGGCGCCCTGATCGTCAGCGTACCCGAACTCAAGCGAAAGCTGGGTGTGATTGCCGACCGTTTTTACCGCTCGCCGTCCAGCGAAATGGACGTGATTGGCGTGACAGGTACGAACGGCAAGACGTCCGTTACCCATTACCTGAGCCAGTTGCTGTCGTTCGCCGGCCATACCTGCGGCGTCATCGGTACGCTTGGTTACGGCGTCGGTGGCCAGATGACGGCGTCGACGCACACCACGCCGGATGTGGTGCGGATCAACCGTGCGCTGCGTCGAATCCGGGTTTCCGGAGGTAAGGCCGTGGCGATGGAAGTGTCCTCCCATGCCCTGGATCAGGGGCGGGTCGATGACATCTCTATCCGCGGCGCGATTTTCACCAATCTTACCCGGGACCACCTGGACTACCACGGCACCATGGATGCCTATGGCGAGGCTAAGAAGTTATTGTTCCGCCGTGATGGGCTGGAATTTGCGGTTATCAACTTCGATGATCCGTTCGGCCGTCAGCTCTATGACCAACTGGAGGGCGAGTGCGACCGCATCCGCTACAGCCTTCATGAGCCGCAGACAGAACTCTGGTTGAAGAGCCTGCGTACCCACGCCGACGGGTTCGATGCCCAGTTCGACGGTAAGTGGGGGCTGATTGACGTTTCTGCCCCGCTGATGGGCAGCTTCAACATCAGCAACCTGCTGGCGGCCATGGCTGCCGCGCTGCAGTTGGGGGTGTCGATCGATGACGTCCAGGCTGGAGCCCGTCGGCTTATACCGCCCCCGGGGCGTCTGGAACGATTCGCAGGGGCCTCCGGTGTGAGCGTCGTGGTGGATTATGCCCACACCCCGGACGCACTGAGTAATGCCCTGGAAGCGCTGAAACCTCATGTCGAAGGGCGGCTTTGGTGTGTCTTTGGCTGCGGCGGCGACCGGGATTCGGGAAAGCGTCCCGAGATGGCCACCATTGCGGAGAAGCTTGCCGATCGGGTTGTGGTTACCGATGACAATCCGCGGAGCGAGGAACCGGGCGCTATTGTCGATCAGATCATGACCGGTTTTTCCCGGCCGGAGGTCGCCCAAGTCGTCCACGACCGTGAAGCCGCTATTCGTCAGGCTGTTTTCGAAGCGGCACCGGGGGACGTGGTCCTGGTGGCGGGCAAGGGTCATGAAACGTACCAGGAAATTCGTGGCGAGCGTTTTGATTTCAGCGATGCCGGCGTAGTGCGCCAAGCGCTGGTTGACAGGGAGGGTGAGCGATGA
- a CDS encoding peptidoglycan D,D-transpeptidase FtsI family protein, with product MPEQKSASSMFERLKALLSAWRHASVLGLFLAVMVVLAWRLVDLHVVDQDFLRKQGDVRTVRTETVDAHRGMITDRHGEPLAISTPVETIWANPSEMDPSDPRIAPLTRMLGISEGGLRARLERYAGREFIYVSRKIQPDLARQVMDLDIPGIYSRREYRRYYPAGEVTAHVVGFTNIDERGQEGIELAYNDWLSGERGSKRVLKDRRGHVIKDLSLVKDARPGQDVSLSLDLRLQYLAYRELKAVVRAHNAKGGTMVMLDVDTGEVLAMVNQGSYNPNDRSQLDPGNLRNKAITDLFEPGSTIKPITAAAALESGKFTPETRVDTSPGFLRFGRYTIRDTSNHKILNLSGIISKSSNVGMAKVAAELGGDMVRDMFFRVGLGQATGIGFPGEAVGVLPANPRWRPVEVAALSYGYGLSVNALQLAQAYMVLANGGVRYPLSLMKRSEPPQGERILSEQVTAEVRQMLKAVIEEGTGKRAQVGIYEAGGKTGTVHLVGASGYEDSKYKALFAGMAPVDNPRIVCVVAVDAPQGGEYYGGEVAAPVFARVMGDALRLLNVRPELGTDGELASKPDHASGGRG from the coding sequence ATGCCCGAGCAGAAGTCGGCATCCAGCATGTTCGAAAGACTGAAGGCGTTGCTTTCAGCTTGGCGCCATGCGTCCGTGCTCGGCCTTTTCCTCGCTGTTATGGTGGTATTGGCCTGGCGTCTGGTGGACCTGCACGTGGTCGACCAGGATTTCCTGCGCAAACAGGGCGACGTGCGTACTGTCCGTACCGAAACCGTCGACGCCCATCGGGGTATGATCACCGACCGTCACGGCGAGCCCCTGGCGATCAGTACGCCCGTAGAGACCATCTGGGCGAATCCCAGCGAGATGGACCCCAGCGACCCGCGAATTGCGCCGTTGACCCGCATGCTGGGTATCAGCGAGGGCGGCTTGCGGGCTCGCCTGGAGCGCTACGCAGGCCGCGAATTCATCTATGTCAGCCGCAAAATCCAGCCAGACCTGGCCCGTCAGGTGATGGATCTGGATATCCCCGGTATTTACAGTCGTCGCGAATATCGTCGCTACTACCCCGCGGGCGAGGTTACTGCCCATGTCGTGGGCTTTACGAATATCGATGAACGAGGTCAGGAAGGCATTGAGCTGGCTTATAACGACTGGCTGAGTGGCGAGCGCGGCAGCAAGCGCGTTCTTAAAGACCGCCGCGGCCACGTTATCAAGGATCTTAGTCTCGTGAAGGACGCGCGACCGGGGCAGGATGTATCGCTCAGCCTCGATCTTCGCCTGCAATACCTGGCCTATCGGGAACTGAAGGCGGTCGTCCGCGCCCACAATGCCAAAGGCGGCACCATGGTCATGCTGGACGTGGATACGGGCGAAGTATTGGCCATGGTGAATCAGGGCTCGTACAACCCCAACGATCGGAGTCAGCTCGACCCCGGCAATCTGAGGAACAAGGCGATAACGGACCTTTTCGAACCCGGGTCCACAATAAAACCGATCACAGCAGCGGCGGCGCTGGAATCGGGGAAGTTCACGCCAGAAACCCGGGTCGATACGTCGCCCGGTTTTCTGCGTTTTGGACGTTACACGATTCGCGACACCAGTAATCATAAGATCCTGAACCTGAGCGGCATCATTTCCAAGTCCAGCAACGTCGGCATGGCGAAGGTTGCCGCCGAACTGGGCGGCGATATGGTTCGGGACATGTTCTTTCGGGTCGGTCTGGGGCAGGCTACGGGTATCGGCTTTCCCGGTGAGGCGGTGGGCGTGCTTCCGGCAAACCCACGCTGGCGTCCGGTCGAGGTCGCGGCACTGTCCTACGGCTATGGTCTGAGCGTTAACGCCTTGCAACTGGCCCAAGCCTATATGGTGCTGGCCAATGGCGGCGTCCGTTACCCGTTGAGCCTGATGAAGCGGTCCGAGCCGCCTCAGGGCGAGCGTATCTTGTCCGAGCAGGTAACGGCTGAAGTGCGCCAGATGCTCAAGGCGGTAATCGAGGAAGGCACGGGCAAGCGGGCGCAGGTTGGTATCTACGAAGCTGGAGGCAAGACCGGTACCGTGCACCTGGTAGGTGCCAGTGGTTATGAGGATAGCAAGTACAAGGCCCTGTTTGCCGGCATGGCGCCCGTCGATAACCCCCGCATCGTCTGCGTGGTAGCCGTGGATGCCCCGCAGGGTGGAGAATACTATGGAGGCGAAGTCGCAGCCCCGGTGTTTGCCCGGGTGATGGGCGACGCGCTCCGTTTGCTTAATGTCCGCCCCGAGCTTGGTACGGACGGTGAACTGGCTTCCAAGCCCGACCACGCTTCTGGGGGGAGGGGGTAA